The Deltaproteobacteria bacterium genomic interval CTCGGAGAGTTGATGCAGCGGTTGGTGCACGAGATTCGCAATCCCCTGAGTGCCATGGACATCAATCTGCAGCTCCTGGAAGAGAGACTGGAGGCAGCAGGCACAAAAGATGAGGTGGAGCGTTATTTGAAGATTATCAGCAGTGAGACCCGCCGACTCAATGAAGTCCTCAGCAAAGCCCAGACATTCGCTCAACCTCATGGAGCTGTGCTGGAGGTGGTGGACCTGCATGAAGTGCTCCAACAGGTGGTCTCTCTTCTTCGAGCCGAGGCAGAGCGGAAGGGAATCAAGATCGAGGCCAATCTGGCAGCAGCAGAGAGCCTGCTGCGGGCAGACAGGGATCAGCTCGAGCAGGTGTTCATCAATCTGTTCAAGAACAGTATCGAGGCTATGGCAAACGGTGGCAGGCTGGAGGTGACCTCCAGAAATAGTGTTCGCGGCGGCACCATCGAAATAGAGATTGTGGACACGGGCAGCGGCATTCCCATGGGTGACCTGCAGCGGATATTCGATCCTTACTATACTACCAAAAAGAAGGGTACAGGGTTGGGCCTGAGCATAGTCCATAGTATTATCAATCAACATGGTGGCACCGTAGATGTGGGGAGCTGGTTGGGAGAAGGGACCCTTTTTCATCTCAGCTTGCCCCTGTTGCCGTCAAATGAGGAGAATGGTGGAAAGAGACAGACCGACAATACTCATCGTGGATGATGAGCCCAATATCCGGCAGGGGCTTGCCGAGGCCTTGCAAGATCAGGGCTACCACATCGAGCAGGCGGCAAGCGGTGAAGAGGCGCTGCAGCGCCTCGAGGACAGAGAGTTCCATCTGGCCCTGGTTGATCTCGTCATGGACGGCATGGACGGCATCGAGCTCCTGCAGAAAGTCAAGCAGCGTTGGCCCCGAACAGAAGTAGTGATCATTACGGCGCACGGCACCATTGAGACAGCAGTGCGGGCTCTCAAAGAGGGCGCCTATGACTACCTCACCAAGCCGGTGAACGTTAAACGTTTTCGCTCCTATATACACAACATTCTCCGCAGCCAGGAACTGGAAGAGGAGAATAGACGGCTGCGCGAACAGCTGCGCACAGAACAGGAGTACAGTCAAATCATTGGCAGAAGCGACAGTCTGCTGAGCGTTCTAGAGATGATCGAACAGCTGGCGCCCACGGAGGTTACCGTTCTCATAGAGGGCGAGAGTGGCACCGGCAAGGAGCTGGTGGCCAGGGCCCTGCACCAGAGGAGCGGCAGGGGGGAGCAGCCTTTTATTTCGGTAAACTGCGGCGCTATTCCCAAGGAAATTATGGGCAGTGAATTGTTCGGCCACGAGCGCGGCGCCTTCACAGGTGCAACTGCCCAGAAGAAAGGGCGCTTCGAGCTGGCGCACAAGGGCACCCTCTTTCTCGACGAGATTGCCGAGATGGATCTGGAGGCCCAGGTGACCCTGCTGAGAATTCTCGAGGAGGGCAAATTCCGGAGGCTGGGGGGCACCAGAGAAATAGCTGTAGATGTGAGGGTGGTGGCCGCTACCAACAAGAGTCTCACTGAACAGTGCCGTCTGGGTTTGTTCCGGGAGGATCTCTACTATCGACTCAATGTGGCTCGTATGAGCCTGCCGCCCCTCAGAGAACGACGCGAGGATATTCCACTTCTCAGCCGCCATTTTCTGGAGACTTTTGCCGAAAAGTATCACAAGCCGGGGATCCGGCTGTCCCCCGAGGTACAGAGTCGCCTGGCCACCTATGAGTGGCCTGGAAACATCAGAGAGTTGCGCAATTGCCTCGAGCGGGCAGTGATTCTCGCCCGCGGTCCGGTCATAGATATGGAGCTGCTGCCAGAACGGTTTCAGGAGAAGGCTGCTGAGCCCTCGAGGTGGACAATGCCAGTGGGTCGCAGTCTAGCTGAGATGGAAAGGGAGATGATTAGACAAACACTGCAGCAGACCCACGGTCATCGCAAGGAAACGGCCCGCATTCTGGGAATAAGCGAGCGAGACCTGTACTACAAGCTCAAGAAATACAAGCTTAAATGAAATGCGGAATGGGGACTGGACTGCAAAAATTGCAGGCAGGGGAACTGGGGTATATTCTGTCTTGTTTGCCATGGTGAAGTTAACAATTTATATTTACAGGAAAAACTGTTTGCCATATTTTTTATTCCAGATTGGCATCATCATTGCTCTAAGCATTGGGCGAGGTAAAAGACATAGCGCATTGAAAGGAGAACATCATGCATCTTGCCCAGTTTCTCGACCAAGGCCATGTCATTTTGGAGCTGCAACAAAAGGACCGTTTTGCTTGTCTACAAGAGATCTTTGACAAGGTGGCCACTGACGGCTACCTGAGAAACAAGGTCCAGGCCCTAGAAGAGCTGTGCCAGAGAGAGCAGCTGGCCACCACGGGTATAGGGAACGGCATTGCGGTGCCGCACGTCTTTACTGATGAGGCCAGCCG includes:
- a CDS encoding sigma-54-dependent Fis family transcriptional regulator, giving the protein MVERDRPTILIVDDEPNIRQGLAEALQDQGYHIEQAASGEEALQRLEDREFHLALVDLVMDGMDGIELLQKVKQRWPRTEVVIITAHGTIETAVRALKEGAYDYLTKPVNVKRFRSYIHNILRSQELEEENRRLREQLRTEQEYSQIIGRSDSLLSVLEMIEQLAPTEVTVLIEGESGTGKELVARALHQRSGRGEQPFISVNCGAIPKEIMGSELFGHERGAFTGATAQKKGRFELAHKGTLFLDEIAEMDLEAQVTLLRILEEGKFRRLGGTREIAVDVRVVAATNKSLTEQCRLGLFREDLYYRLNVARMSLPPLRERREDIPLLSRHFLETFAEKYHKPGIRLSPEVQSRLATYEWPGNIRELRNCLERAVILARGPVIDMELLPERFQEKAAEPSRWTMPVGRSLAEMEREMIRQTLQQTHGHRKETARILGISERDLYYKLKKYKLK
- a CDS encoding PAS domain S-box protein; this encodes MTRANLRLTKIFLAVLILLSFIFSGLLFTGMLSTKKRLERLSSSQAISSALVEDLRDHYQLQWSLDMVLITLSLSMGLTLILIYRYLLRVASTLREVQTIERDILNSITRGIVTVDLQGQITSCNRALEEILGVQAAALVGHPLEELFAPDDPLYKFLDEAIRQEEAAHDTDVDYTTSSGSAVCLRVTTFGLKNEKGQKVGAILLLKDMTALRKMEERMQRASRLAALGELMQRLVHEIRNPLSAMDINLQLLEERLEAAGTKDEVERYLKIISSETRRLNEVLSKAQTFAQPHGAVLEVVDLHEVLQQVVSLLRAEAERKGIKIEANLAAAESLLRADRDQLEQVFINLFKNSIEAMANGGRLEVTSRNSVRGGTIEIEIVDTGSGIPMGDLQRIFDPYYTTKKKGTGLGLSIVHSIINQHGGTVDVGSWLGEGTLFHLSLPLLPSNEENGGKRQTDNTHRG